In the Haloferula helveola genome, one interval contains:
- a CDS encoding MoxR family ATPase: MIATQPHFVTAVRERVGEVVVGQDVVVERMMIALLTGGHLLLLGVPGTAKTLLVNTVAKAVDLKFGRVQFTIDMLPSDILGSELLDQSTGNFRTHKGPVFTNLLLADEINRAAPKVQSALLEAMQERKVTIGNESHALPTPFLVIATQNPVEQAGTFELPEAQLDRFMICHRIDYPTPDQEETVLRRQLGMGLKHVDGGAVPKTAFDMISNEPVCTLPDLIAAMETVQKVHVSDVFMKHCVELVRLTREHPAMELGCSPRAGLALVQAARARAFVMERDYVTPEDLFELAEDIVLHRVRLSYEALAEGRKPEEVLEEILHQLG; encoded by the coding sequence ATGATTGCTACGCAACCCCACTTTGTCACCGCCGTGCGCGAACGCGTCGGCGAAGTCGTCGTCGGTCAGGACGTCGTCGTCGAACGCATGATGATTGCCCTCTTGACCGGCGGCCACCTGCTGCTGCTCGGTGTGCCCGGCACGGCCAAAACGCTGCTCGTCAACACGGTCGCCAAGGCGGTCGACCTGAAGTTCGGCCGCGTCCAGTTCACCATCGACATGCTGCCGTCCGATATCCTCGGCTCGGAGCTGCTCGACCAGTCGACCGGCAATTTCCGCACCCATAAGGGTCCGGTTTTCACCAACCTGCTGCTGGCCGACGAGATCAACCGCGCCGCACCGAAGGTGCAGAGCGCGCTGCTCGAGGCGATGCAGGAACGCAAGGTGACGATTGGCAACGAGAGCCACGCGCTGCCGACGCCTTTCCTCGTGATCGCGACGCAGAACCCGGTCGAGCAGGCGGGAACGTTCGAGCTTCCCGAGGCGCAGCTCGACCGTTTCATGATCTGCCACCGGATCGACTACCCGACGCCGGATCAGGAGGAAACCGTACTCCGCCGCCAGCTCGGCATGGGTCTCAAACACGTCGATGGCGGTGCGGTTCCGAAGACCGCCTTCGACATGATTTCCAACGAGCCGGTATGCACGCTGCCCGACCTGATCGCGGCGATGGAAACGGTGCAGAAGGTTCACGTCAGCGATGTGTTCATGAAGCACTGCGTCGAGCTCGTCCGGCTGACCCGCGAGCACCCGGCGATGGAGCTCGGCTGTTCGCCACGTGCCGGGCTGGCGCTGGTGCAGGCGGCACGCGCTAGGGCCTTTGTCATGGAGCGCGATTACGTGACGCCCGAAGACCTTTTCGAACTCGCCGAGGACATCGTCCTGCACCGTGTCCGCCTCAGCTACGAGGCACTCGCGGAGGGACGGAAGCCGGAAGAGGTGCTTGAGGAAATCCTCCACCAGCTGGGTTGA
- a CDS encoding TlpA disulfide reductase family protein, which yields MTHRFLSAALGVWVALSGATASAALKVGDRAPKIAPGKWAQGEPVGELEGDKVYIVEFWATWCGPCIAAIPHVNDLSKKHSGDGLVVVGQNLGEDEATVTGFVRKMGSKMTYRVAVDDAAGTMSKTWLKAAGQSGIPCAFVVNKKGKVAYIGHPMRLEESFIKKLLAEEGTAPAPKEAPVAAAPSEKAKALEAKATELLAAGKPEEAAPVIAELHEELADGFRHIGGLMELDLMIARKQHADAVALAGILAEDFSAKPEVVLGVAKRLAAATAATPSMLDAATGLAQPLSSGDGPQKSGALEVLASVAFRQNDRERAVSLQKQAVECADASQAAAAREVLQAYEDGRQP from the coding sequence ATGACTCATCGATTTCTTTCCGCCGCGTTGGGTGTTTGGGTGGCTCTTTCCGGAGCGACGGCCTCGGCGGCTCTCAAGGTCGGCGATCGCGCTCCGAAAATCGCGCCGGGAAAGTGGGCGCAGGGTGAGCCGGTCGGTGAGCTGGAAGGCGACAAGGTCTACATCGTCGAGTTCTGGGCGACGTGGTGCGGGCCGTGCATCGCCGCGATTCCCCACGTCAATGACCTGTCGAAGAAGCACTCCGGCGACGGACTGGTGGTGGTCGGCCAGAATCTTGGCGAGGACGAGGCGACGGTCACCGGCTTCGTCCGCAAGATGGGCTCGAAGATGACCTACCGCGTGGCGGTCGATGATGCCGCGGGCACGATGTCGAAGACCTGGCTGAAGGCCGCGGGCCAGAGCGGAATTCCCTGCGCCTTCGTGGTCAACAAGAAGGGGAAGGTCGCCTACATCGGCCACCCGATGCGGCTGGAGGAGTCGTTCATCAAGAAGCTGCTTGCCGAGGAGGGCACCGCGCCCGCTCCGAAGGAAGCCCCGGTGGCGGCCGCTCCGAGCGAGAAGGCGAAGGCGCTCGAAGCGAAGGCGACGGAATTGCTGGCGGCAGGTAAACCTGAAGAGGCAGCGCCGGTGATCGCCGAACTGCACGAGGAACTTGCTGACGGTTTCCGCCACATCGGCGGGCTGATGGAGCTCGATCTGATGATCGCCCGCAAGCAGCACGCCGACGCGGTCGCCTTGGCGGGGATCCTTGCGGAAGACTTCTCCGCCAAACCGGAGGTTGTGCTCGGGGTGGCGAAGCGCCTCGCCGCTGCCACCGCCGCCACGCCGTCGATGCTTGATGCTGCCACCGGCCTGGCGCAGCCGCTCTCGTCCGGCGACGGTCCGCAGAAATCCGGTGCTCTCGAAGTGCTCGCAAGCGTGGCCTTCCGTCAGAACGACCGCGAGCGCGCCGTGAGCCTGCAGAAGCAGGCGGTCGAGTGTGCCGATGCCTCGCAGGCCGCGGCGGCGCGGGAAGTGCTGCAGGCCTACGAAGACGGCCGCCAGCCCTGA